The following proteins are co-located in the Festucalex cinctus isolate MCC-2025b chromosome 15, RoL_Fcin_1.0, whole genome shotgun sequence genome:
- the cdk5rap2 gene encoding CDK5 regulatory subunit-associated protein 2 isoform X3 encodes MKDSCRICSGRLVGNQCRWIFSSSAKRKLQIILSHVLGREVTRDGRGEFLCGKCVFQLEKVIQCDVNLSQLQEQHNSQVQKIQAEKAHLIQCIIHVYNKHNPDQEKSDEESVRSKTSLRSSGAASFDDEASGPPPDDAQSPRESGSSHRMRRCVSLDRLVGKGVVSGRSGLKKWRMGSSVGLDGPVKSFGLRASRGSSQSMYLDLVHYKGSFPRSGFKGRSASLQSLNRDFDTPESTPRKTKVREAKTFRNAATGGPPGKAQAKMLLRRSSRQPSVISDLIQLLRCLSKQGVSVPAGSRIPVLKRFSAGHLHACNKQVRREAQWKSLHDLTEEFDDQYVPAKVESEVHRLESVNKLLTEELTQAKSANENLTKTLEETQSETKTLSGRLDETENELHTEKKNSLKRDKTIQGLTQVLRGKEKEIAELCHEIEDRDDALTKARETVHKAQMQKYQATEEHQTLLMAKQTELIQLQGEHHAKVLEAQKLQRALDRREQELADLQQAKEQLEVELEDLQQQKKKGDKALNDLNNQQKKLSGEIGERESSLEQQYQELLDQTKRKVHAHEVIIQRLTSTLTDKEQQLQEYINMVRDFEQNKSPAGNDGMLAKLRRRLKEKEKALEQALDERFAAIEEKDNEIHQLQLSLREKERDLERLNNLLSHNEETINSFDSLIKEKDVELQHLANTLKNLQRAKQDAEDNLNRSLREKDSIISQLQLSLNGKTKDLEELSESVLSQSQSHARDLAEQMGQRLKVNEAMLAEAVKARERLVADNEGAVEGLLATINSKDQLIKESAEHYNRMLSERSQEIQELRRQLSDRQHQLAAAERQSATAAQKDSLETAELRFLLNEKDRVIERLLHRGPETEHDKEPDYVLELRQTIQVMQEKLDEREAELSRRNSDDSIENIPLSKKTVVVLKKELTQKTEALNKALKRENELKMSLAELQSLLSELEGRSEGQVANIESLTATLETKDEIIHALQQRLGQQGDAQGDHAPDRVIGSSMDRSPSELPQRERTMIGGDSQQEVLPSLVALQQEHEALNKALRAEQQLYSSLVRTVKEQDSAQRLHALQLELTAVQLLRQQLEDGIKANEELRDDLERELDRAKVREGVNIVDPKVLESVQHQLEDAQRWNASLQARLGAIQNRGGGVGGANDSGDSLSFAGDQTSYMSICMGDGRDDSSPQELKRKVLELQECVGRLQALNAELQSRLAAYEKADGDAFNKEEQNLASSRPWKQQPDTATIMEVPSVAHQMCRCQDQASQTDIPLGQLIGDESVDSNLGQTGENVQCAAAETDSVKCLLTDGGAASLLHLREEVLRLTAENAQLHGLLKEQKSSECKEKESTDSSGNSSDGQADLRRSRETLQGQAMDKDEEGAKDKGTLEVGTLQAGDHSKISKHRACVKSRLPVPVRPRTETYTHPEPCKADAAPHLHADADQRPITDPSASSQPSAGPSSTCGRAHDSGYVAMHTPDDTQAHSALFTQLELLHQECQDKEALINKLGERLADWEELHAQLQDKERLINQYVEALRAAESTIAYLTACSLGSQGGSGQVAGSASVGCSSTCLDLQDVLQEKEDLNKQLTQLLNRAEKHISLPDSPERQAEIGHLRLKIEALNASLNEQSSRGVFGRPEGSVQLSNSTPTESESLRENELRDQQGTSGNSAQISNPEVTKVLARCLCSAESVIASLSAACTNSRSFINPDLQGHLDDLQRALQDRHELERLTQATRPSHSEELLNLDLLSHLQILCKVLSDHSEKICELQASLQEERARREESEAHPALPDSKGLAPSVQAQLETLHKALREKKKACKNLEEKLATAQFTPSQSNTAQKVPEQDDKGVQVDLQDLGYETTGKSENDREESSSPDLEVGAEASGSASSLPSLLTQEQAHFSSTEHLDSASTTPYPSSPTLSSAKVSLKSLQTYEEYGLSEDPLLLQAQVRELKVQLESQAKLIRQMQSLVRRNSVDPVAGHRSDQLTNRDATQDRHARTSREQMREKDGDGVDRVNRSETSEAGGKTRVKEQLQHARSRSTSPASLDSLVQSQARELSQLRQQVKESRRLGGLQRRHMGELRKAFQELLHASPVDRYTSEVLKEQLDKSLAILDRLEGRLDKGETHQDNEDVAVLELSRRLAKELQEKNRLIQSLQSHVRGQSPGSTHSSHSDRTSRHGSPPTQEEEAEASGASGDQEAGGRLLGLRRENGLLHERLRSSQQLSASLRSELDLHLSVVMAHHRERDSLTRAPKRDEELGSAPGEARVVSSDLLAEHLEEIRALRRRLEESISTNDRLREQLERRLAEVERDAAPTNIFIHGNEDQAQLANEVRFLRGQNQALKEQLNLESKDKQRECERLREKLARHTGKLEQSRKEADDRRQENARLREKVEIGGRENARLIQSLRASEDQLRSLQCEVTLQRQHVTDSQRLLQSLRVELQVRETMQTTAPSQGVATPDPDCAPSAAPADLSELLSEIRHLRVQLERSIHTNNTLRQRLEEQLWRGAARSETININYLLSSADEGSASPGREGGDVLHHGDSANSRLRYEVDGGCGGGGGGGSSSSGESVTDAPSRLVPGHGLWADRHGRHILALVEDYGALRRHISEGRKLSRRLDARLQRCRNKAPDEESVKLLSSDVSTLQQVVDEADRLLKLAWRVSLPAGGAAAAAASADDQQEDLKKEILRLNSRLSQKDRMLSGAVKRLRTTNQLKEGMERVIIDQLSVTHNVLKKARGNLEEVPVNGQ; translated from the exons ATGAAGGACTCGTGCCGCATATGCAGCGGCCGCCTGGTTGGCAACCAGTGTCGCTGGATCTTCAGCTCGTCGGCAAAGAGGAAGCTGCAGATCATTTTGTCACACGTGCTGGGACGGGAGGTGACCCGCGACGGCCGCGGCGAGTTCCTCTGCGGGAAATGTGTGTTCCAGCTGGAGAAGGTGATACAGTGCGACGTCAACCTCAGCCAGCTGCAGGAACAGCACAACAGCCAGGTGCAGAAAATCCAAGCGGAGAAAGCGCACCTGATCCAGTGCATCATCCACGTCTACAACAAACACAACCCCGACCAGGAGAAGAGCGACGAGGAGAGCGTGCGCTCAAAAACTTCCCTCAGATCATCCGGGGCGGCCAGTTTTGACGACGAGGCCTCGGGTCCGCCGCCAGATGACGCGCAGTCGCCGAGGGAGAGCGGCAGTAGTCACCGCATGAGGAGATGTGTGAGTCTGGATAGACTCGTGGGAAAAGGCGTGGTCTCGGGACGTTCGGGTCTCAAGAAATGGAGGATGGGATCAAGTGTGGGTCTGGACGGCCCCGTGAAGAGTTTTGGTTTGCGGGCCTCGCGCGGCAGCTCTCAGAGCATGTACCTGGACCTGGTCCACTACAAAGGCTCGTTTCCTAGGTCCGGATTCAAAGGCCGTTCCGCGTCCCTGCAGTCCCTCAATCGGGACTTTGACACTCCAGAAAGCACGCCACGTAAGACCAAAGTCAGAGAAGCTAAGACATTCAGAAACGCTGCCACCGGTGGCCCGCCGGGAAAGGCACAAGCTAAAATGCTCCTCCGCAGATCGTCGCGGCAGCCCTCGGTGATCTCCGACTTGATCCAGCTCCTGCGCTGCCTCAGCAAACAAGGAGTTTCAGTCCCGGCCGGGAGCCGCATCCCTGTCCTGAAGAGGTTCAGTGCCGGCCATCTGCACGCCTGTAACAAGCAAGTGCGCAGAGAGGCTCAGTGGAAATCTCTGCATGACCTCACGGAAGAATTTGATGATCAATACGTGCCTGCCAAAGTGGAG AGTGAGGTCCATCGGCTGGAGTCCGTCAACAAGCTGCTGACAGAAGAGCTCACACAGGCAAAAAGCGCCAATGAGAACCTGACAAAGACATTGGAAGAAACCCAGAGTGAAACCAAG ACCCTGTCAGGAAGGCTGGACGAGACAGAAAATGAACTCCACACGGAGAAGAAAAACAGCCTAAAGCGAGACAAAACCATCCAAGGGCTGACACAGGTCCTCAGAGGAAAAGAGAAAGAG ATTGCAGAGTTGTGCCATGAGATTGAGGACCGGGATGATGCTCTCACCAAAGCCCGGGAGACAGTGCACAAGGCCCAGATGCAAAAATATCAGgcaa CGGAAGAGCACCAAACTCTATTAATGGCCAAACAAACAGAGCTGATTCAGCTCCAGGGAGAGCACCACGCCAAGGTGCTCGAGGCCCAAAAGCTGCAGCGGGCTCTGGACCGCAGGGAGCAGGAGCTGGCGGACTTGCAGCAGGCGAAGGAGCAGCTGGAGGTGGAGCTGGAAGACTTGCAGCAGCAGAAAAAGAAGGGAGACAAAGCCTTGAAT GATCTGAACAACCAACAGAAAAAGCTAAGCGGGGAGATCGGGGAGAGGGAAAGTTCTCTGGAGCAGCAGTACCAGGAGCTGTTGGACCAAACCAAAAGAAAAGTGCACGCGCATGAAGTCATCATCCAGCGGCTAACGTCCACCTTGACTGATAAAGAGCAGCAGTTACAG GAGTACATAAACATGGTCAGAGATTTTGAGCAAAACAAGAGTCCGGCAGGAAACGACGGCATGCTCGCTAAGCTGCGCCGAAGGctgaaagaaaaggaaaaggcGCTGGAG CAAGCTCTGGACGAGAGATTTGCGGCCATCGAAGAGAAAGACAACGAAATCCACCAGCTGCAGCTGTCGCTCAGGGAGAAGGAGAGAGACCTGGAGAGGCTCAATAATTTGCTGTCCCATAATGAAGAAACGATCAAC AGTTTTGATAGCCTGATCAAAGAGAAGGATGTGGAACTGCAGCACCTTGCAAACACACTAAAGAACCTGCAGAGGGCCAAGCAAGACGCGGAGGACAACCTGAACAGGTCATTGAGAGAGAAAGACTCCATCATCAGCCAGCTGCAGCTCTCCCTCAACGGCAAGACCAAAGATTTGGAG GAATTGTCCGAGTCGGTGCTAAGCCAGTCGCAAAGTCACGCGCGTGACTTGGCAGAGCAGATGGGACAGAGGTTAAAGGTGAACGAGGCCATGCTGGCTGAGGCTGTGAAAGCCAGGGAAAGGCTTGTAGCTGACAATGAGGGCGCCGTGGAAGGACTGCTGGCAACAATTAATAGCAAGGATCAACTTATCAAG GAGTCCGCCGAGCATTACAACCGCATGCTATCGGAGCGTTCGCAGGAGATTCAGGAGCTGAGGAGGCAGCTGTCCGACCGGCAGCATCAGCTTGCCGCCGCTGAGAGGCAAAGCGCCACGGCGGCCCAGAAGGACTCTTTGGAAACCGCAGAGCTCCGATTCCTCCTCAATGAAAAAGACCGCGTCATCGAG AGGCTCCTCCACCGTGGCCCGGAGACGGAGCACGACAAGGAGCCAGATTATGTGCTGGAGCTCAGACAAACCATCCAGGTCATGCAAGAGAAGTTAGACGAGCGCGAAG CTGAGCTCTCCAGGAGGAACAGCGACGACAGCATTGAGAACATTCCACTCTCCAAGAAGACCGTTGTAGTTCTTAAGAAAGAGCTGACACAGAAAACGGAGGCTCTCAACAAAGCGCTGAAGAGGGAGAATGAACTGAAG ATGTCCTTAGCAGAGCTCCAGTCGTTGCTGTCCGAGCTGGAGGGCCGCAGTGAAGGCCAGGTCGCCAATATTGAGTCCCTGACTGCCACCCTTGAGACCAAAGATGAGATCATCCAT GCTCTCCAGCAGCGTCTCGGCCAGCAAGGAGACGCGCAAGGCGATCACGCCCCGGATCGAGTCATCGGCAGCAGCATGGATCGATCGCCTTCGGAGCTCCCTCAAAGAGAGAGGACCATGATTGGTGGAGACAGCCAGCAAGaa GTGCTTCCTAGCTTGGTAGCTTTGCAGCAGGAACACGAGGCTCTCAACAAAGCGCTGAGGGCCGAGCAGCAGTTGTACTCTAGCCTGGTCAGGACTGTGAAGGAGCAGGACAG TGCCCAGCGTCTTCACGCTCTGCAGCTGGAGCTGACGGCAGTGCAGCTCCTCAGGCAGCAGCTGGAGGACGGCATCAAAGCCAACGAGGAGCTCAGGGACGACTTGGAGAGAGAACTAGACAGAGCCAAAGTCCGAGAAG GCGTGAACATAGTCGATCCCAAAGTACTGGAGAGTGTGCAGCACCAGCTGGAAGATGCCCAACGCTGGAACGCCTCTCTGCAGGCCCGCTTGGGGGCCATCCAGAACCGCGGCGGCGGAGTGGGCGGTGCCAACGACAGCG GAGACTCTCTGAGTTTCGCCGGCGACCAGACCTCTTACATGAGTATCTGTATGGGTGACGGGCGTGACGACAGTTCACCGCAGGAGCTCAAACGGAAg GTGCTTGAGCTGCAGGAGTGTGTCGGCAGGCTGCAGGCTCTTAACGCGGAGCTCCAGAGCAGGCTGGCAGCATATGAGAAGGCTGACGGCGATGCTTTCAACAAGGAGGAGCAAAACCTGGCCAGCAGCCGTCCATGGAAGCAG CAGCCAGACACCGCAACGATTATGGAGGTTCCATCAGTAGCTCACCAGATGTGCCGCTGCCAAGACCAAGCAAGTCAGACGGACATTCCACTAGGGCAG CTGATTGGGGATGAGAGTGTGGACAGCAACCTGGGCCAGACCGGAGAGAATGTTCAGTGTGCCGCTGCAGAGACCGATTCTGTAAAATGTCTGCTGACCGACGGTGGTGCAGCATCACTCCTGCACCTTAG AGAGGAAGTCCTCAGGCTAACGGCTGAAAACGCGCAACTGCACGGTCTGCTGAAGGAGCAAAAGTCCAGCGAGTGCAAAGAGAAGGAGAGCACAGACTCGTCAGGCAACAGCAGCGACGGGCAGGCTGATTTAAGACGCAGCCGGGAAACTTTGCAGGGTCAAGCTATGGACAAAGATGAGGAGGGTGCTAAGGATAAGGGAACCCTGGAAGTGGGAACTCTACAAGCTGGCGATCACAGCAAGATTTCAAAGCACAGG GCCTGTGTCAAATCTCGCCTGCCTGTCCCGGTGAGGCCAAGAACAGAAACTTACACGCATCCAGAGCCATGTAAAGCGGACGCAGCGCCGCACCTTCACGCAGACGCTGACCAGCGACCCATTACAGACCCCAGCGCCTCATCCCAACCAAGCGCCGGCCCCTCTTCTACCTGCGGACGTGCTCACGATAGCGGCTATGTAGCCATGCACACGCCGGACGACACCCAGGCCCACTCTGCCCTTTTTACCCAGCTGGAGCTCCTGCATCAGGAGTGCCAGGACAAGGAGGCCTTGATCAACAAGCTGGGCGAGCGGCTGGCTGATTGGGAGGAGCTCCACGCGCAGCTGCAGGACAAAGAGCGTCTCATTAACCAGTACGTGGAGGCCTTGCGAGCTGCCGAGTCCACCATCGCCTACCTGACCGCCTGCAGTCTGGGCAGCCAGGGGGGTTCCGGACAGGTCGCAGGGTCCGCTTCTGTGGGCTGCAGCAGCACGTGCCTGGATTTGCAGGACGTGCTTCAAGAAAAGGAGGATCTCAACAAGCAACTTACACAACTTTTGAACCGGGCAGAGAAGCACATTTCGTTACCAGACAGCCCGGAAAGGCAAGCAGAAATTGGACATCTCCGTTTGAAAATTGAAGCACTGAACGCCTCATTAAACGAGCAGAGCTCCAGAGGGGTCTTTGGACGACCTGAAGGTTCGGTGCAATTGAGTAATTCCACACCGACAGAATCGGAATCTCTCAGAGAAAATGAGTTGCGAGATCAGCAAGGGACAAGCGGAAATTCCGCTCAAATTTCAAATCCGGAGGTGACCAAAGTTCTCGCCAGATGCCTTTGCTCGGCGGAGTCTGTAATTGCTTCTCTGTCAGCCGCCTGTACAAATAGCCGCTCTTTCATCAACCCGGACCTACAGGGCCATTTGGACGACCTCCAGAGAGCTCTGCAAGACAGACATGAACTGGAGCGCCTGACTCAAGCCACTCGGCCAAGTCACTCCGAGGAGCTCCTCAACTTGGACCTCCTTAGTCATCTGCAAATTCTCTGCAAGGTCCTCAGCGATCACTCTGAAAAGATTTGTGAGCTTCAAGCGTCCCTGCAGGAGGAGAGGGCCCGTAGGGAAGAGAGCGAGGCCCATCCGGCGCTGCCGGACAGCAAAGGCTTAGCACCGAGCGTCCAAGCCCAGCTGGAGACTCTGCACAAGGCGCTGAGGGAGAAGAAGAAAGCCTGCAAAAACCTGGAGGAGAAACTCGCCACGGCTCAGTTTACACCGTCCCAGAGTAACACAGCACAAAAAG TTCCGGAGCAGGATGACAAAGGTGTGCAGGTGGATTTGCAGGACCTTGGCTACGAGACAACGGGCAAGAGTGAGAACGATAGGGAAGAGAGCAGTAGCCCAG ACCTTGAGGTGGGCGCCGAAGCAAGCGGAAGTGCTTCGAGTCTCCCTTCGCTGCTAACTCAAGAGCAGGCGCACTTTTCCTCTACTGAACATTTGGACTCCGCCTCCACCACGCCGTACCCGAGTTCCCCCACTTTGAGCTCGGCCAAG GTCAGTCTGAAAAGCCTGCAGACCTACGAGGAATACGGCCTCTCCGAGGACCCGTTACTGCTCCAGGCGCAGGTGCGAGAGTTGAAGGTCCAGTTGGAAAGCCAAGCCAAACTCATCCGCCAGATGCAAAGTCTTGTGAGGAGGAACTCCGTTGACCCGGTGGCTGGCCACCGCTCTGACCAGTTGACCAATCGGGACGCAACGCAGGACCGTCACGCGAGGACCAGTAGGGAGCAGATGCGGGAGAAAGACGGTGACGGAGTGGACCGGGTCAACCGGAGCGAAACCAGTGAGGCTGGAGGAAAGACACGCGTGAAGGAGCAGCTCCAGCACGCTCGCAGCCGCTCAACGTCCCCTGCCAG CCTGGACTCGCTGGTGCAGTCGCAGGCCAGGGAGCTGTCGCAGCTCAGGCAGCAGGTCAAGGAGAGCCGGCGGCTGGGGGGCCTGCAGCGTCGACACATGGGGGAGCTGAGGAAAGCCTTCCAGGAGCTGCTCCACGCCAGCCCGGTGGACCGCTACACGAGCGAGGTGCTCAAGGAGCAGCTGGACAAGAGCCTGGCCATTCTGGATCGTCTGGAGGGACGTCTGGACAAAG GAGAAACTCATCAGGATAATGAAGATGTAGCAGTTCTGGAGCTTTCTCGCAG GTTGGCCAAAGAACTGCAGGAGAAGAACCGCCTCATCCAAAGCCTGCAGAGTCACGTCCGAGGCCAGAGTCCCGGCAGCACCCACAGCTCCCACTCTGATAGGACGTCCCGTCACGGCAGCCCGCCCACACAAG AGGAAGAAGCCGAGGCGTCAGGCGCGTCCGGCGACCAGGAAGCGGGCGGCCGACTGTTGGGCTTGCGGAGGGAGAACGGACTGCTTCACGAGCGTCTGAGGAGCAGCCAGCAGCTCAGCGCCAGCCTGCGTAGCGAGCTGGACCTGCACCTGTCCGTCGTCATGGCCCATCACCGGGAGCGCGACTCACTGACGCGAGCGCCCAAGCGGGACGAGGAACTCGGCTCGGCTCCTGGAGAAGCGCGGGTCGTCAGTTCAG ACCTGCTGGCCGAGCACCTTGAGGAGATCCGAGCTTTGAGGCGGCGCCTGGAGGAGAGCATCTCCACCAACGACCGCCTCAGGGAGCAGCTGGAGAGGAGGCTCGCCGAGGTGGAGAGAGACGCAG CGCCCACCAACATCTTCATACACGGCAACGAGGATCAAGCTCAGCTGGCCAACGAGGTTCGCTTCCTGCGTGGCCAGAACCAAGCCCTGAAGGAGCAGCTCAACCTGGAGTCCAAAG ACAAACAGCGGGAGTGCGAGAGGCTGCGGGAGAAACTGGCGAGGCACACGGGCAAGCTGGAGCAGAGCCGGAAGGAGGCCGACGACCGGAGGCAGGAGAACGCCAGGTTGCGGGAGAAAGTGGAGATCGGCGGCCGAGAGAACGCCAGGTTGATCCAGTCGCTGCGCGCCAGCGAGGACCAGCTGCGCAG TCTGCAGTGCGAGGTGACGCTCCAGCGGCAGCACGTGACCGACTCGCAGCGCCTCCTGCAGTCGCTGCGCGTGGAGCTGCAAGTTCGCGAGACGATGCAGACGACGGCGCCCAGTCAAG GTGTCGCGACGCCGGATCCCGACTGCGCCCCCTCGGCGGCGCCGGCCGATCTGTCCGAGCTGCTGTCGGAGATCCGCCACCTGCGCGTGCAGCTGGAGAGGAGCATCCACACCAACAACACGCTGCGACAGAGGCTGGAGGAGCAGCTGTGGCGGGGAGCCGCCCGCTCGGAAACCATCAACATCAACTACCTGCTCTCTTCCGCAG ACGAAGGAAGCGCGTCGCCCGGTCGTGAAGGCGGCGACGTTCTCCACCACGGCGACTCCGCAAACTCTCGATTGCGCTACGAGGTGGACggcggctgcggcggcggcggcggcggcggaagcAGCAGCTCCGGCGAGAGCGTGACGGACGCGCCCTCCCGCCTGGTGCCGGGCCACGGCCTGTGGGCCGACCGCCACGGGCGCCACATCCTGGCGCTGGTGGAGGACTACGGCGCCCTCCGCAGGCACATCTCGGAAGGACGCAAGCTGTCGCGCCGATTGGACGCGCGGCTGCAGCGCTGTCGCAACAAG